The following coding sequences are from one Formosa haliotis window:
- a CDS encoding biotin/lipoyl-containing protein — protein MKNFTFNINENSYSVRIVSQENNTINLEVNGTAYAVKMKEEVKTIKTPTLVRTPSKAAIEPVKISSASSGKIKVEAPIPGVILGLNVKVGDTVKDGDLLLVLEAMKMENNITSEKAGVVTAVNVAVGQQVLQGEVMIELE, from the coding sequence ATGAAAAATTTCACATTCAATATAAATGAAAACAGTTATAGTGTTCGTATCGTTTCGCAAGAAAACAACACTATTAACCTAGAGGTGAACGGAACCGCTTATGCTGTTAAAATGAAAGAAGAGGTTAAAACCATAAAAACACCAACCTTGGTGCGAACGCCTTCAAAAGCGGCTATAGAGCCCGTTAAAATAAGCAGTGCAAGTTCAGGGAAAATTAAAGTTGAAGCTCCTATACCTGGTGTTATTCTAGGTTTAAATGTAAAAGTTGGCGATACGGTTAAAGATGGTGATTTGCTTCTAGTTTTAGAGGCCATGAAAATGGAAAACAATATTACGTCTGAGAAAGCCGGAGTTGTTACTGCCGTTAACGTTGCTGTAGGGCAACAGGTATTACAAGGTGAAGTGATGATAGAATTAGAATAG
- a CDS encoding OadG family protein: MIHFLALTEFTEPMVDPIEEGYIILVTGLLIVFSGLILLTLIFKYALPFMLYIYKLISKGPDKKISEISPKVNEEFTGEIAAAISVAIHLHLSEQHDNENAILTIKQARKMYSPWSSKIYGVYNKR; the protein is encoded by the coding sequence ATGATACATTTTTTAGCGTTAACAGAATTTACAGAACCTATGGTAGACCCTATAGAAGAGGGTTACATCATTTTAGTTACGGGATTGCTCATTGTATTTAGTGGATTAATCCTTTTAACCTTAATCTTTAAGTATGCTTTGCCTTTTATGTTATACATCTACAAGTTGATTTCTAAAGGGCCAGATAAGAAGATTTCCGAAATTTCTCCCAAAGTAAATGAAGAATTTACGGGCGAGATTGCAGCGGCTATTTCTGTAGCCATTCATTTGCATTTAAGTGAACAGCATGATAATGAAAATGCCATATTAACTATAAAACAAGCTCGAAAAATGTATTCGCCATGGAGTTCTAAAATCTATGGGGTTTATAACAAACGGTAG
- a CDS encoding acyl-CoA carboxylase subunit beta, translated as MANQEKINELIEKRAKAKLGGGERRIDSQHAKGKLTARERIDILLDDDSFEEFDMFVTHRTKSFGLDKQIYLSDGVITGHGTIDGRIVYVFSQDFTVFGGSLSETYALKICKIMDMAMKIGVPVIGLNDSGGARIQEGVRSLAGYAEIFQRNIMASGVIPQISSILGPCAGGAVYSPALTDFTIMTDQTSYMFVTGPKVVQSVTGEVVSTEQLGGAKIHSTKSGVSHFLADNDEENLLLIRKLLSYLPSNNLEEAPTVPCDDPIDRLDDALNEIIPENANQPYDIVDVISILTDNGEFTEVHRDYARNIVVGFARFNGRSVGLVANQPKYYAGVLDCEASRKAARFVRFCDAFNIPIVTLVDVPGFLPGTGQEYGGIILHGAKLLFAYGEATVPKVTITLRKSYGGAHDVMSCKQLRGDLNYAWPTAEIAVMGAKGAVEVLEGSNIRKIEDADEKLHYIEEKENEYNTKFANPYVAAKYGFIDDVIEPRNTRFRIVRALELLANKKEVNPPKKHSNIPL; from the coding sequence ATGGCAAATCAAGAAAAAATTAATGAGCTCATTGAAAAAAGGGCCAAAGCAAAACTAGGTGGTGGAGAACGACGAATAGATTCTCAGCATGCGAAAGGGAAGTTAACCGCTCGCGAGAGAATAGATATTCTTTTAGATGATGACAGTTTTGAAGAATTTGATATGTTTGTTACCCACCGAACCAAATCTTTCGGATTAGATAAGCAAATCTATTTATCCGACGGTGTCATTACAGGACATGGTACTATAGATGGAAGAATTGTTTATGTATTCTCTCAAGATTTCACGGTGTTTGGAGGTTCCCTTTCTGAAACCTATGCTTTAAAAATATGTAAGATTATGGATATGGCCATGAAAATTGGTGTGCCTGTAATCGGATTAAACGATAGTGGTGGGGCGCGTATCCAAGAAGGGGTGAGATCGCTTGCAGGTTATGCCGAAATTTTTCAGAGAAATATAATGGCCTCAGGTGTTATTCCTCAAATTTCTTCCATATTAGGGCCTTGTGCTGGTGGAGCAGTATATTCTCCTGCGTTAACAGATTTTACGATCATGACCGACCAAACGAGTTATATGTTTGTAACGGGACCTAAAGTGGTGCAATCTGTTACAGGTGAAGTTGTTTCTACAGAACAGCTAGGTGGTGCAAAAATACATTCTACAAAATCTGGAGTGTCGCATTTTTTAGCCGATAACGATGAAGAGAATTTATTGTTAATAAGAAAGTTGTTAAGCTATTTGCCTTCAAACAATTTAGAAGAAGCTCCAACGGTTCCTTGCGATGATCCTATAGACCGTTTAGACGATGCTTTAAACGAAATTATACCAGAAAATGCCAATCAGCCATACGATATTGTAGATGTAATTTCTATCCTTACCGATAATGGAGAATTTACAGAAGTACACAGAGACTATGCGCGAAATATAGTTGTTGGTTTTGCTCGATTTAATGGGCGCTCTGTGGGTTTAGTTGCTAATCAGCCTAAATATTATGCGGGTGTTTTAGACTGCGAAGCGTCAAGAAAAGCAGCGCGTTTTGTTAGATTCTGCGATGCCTTTAATATTCCAATTGTAACCTTAGTCGATGTGCCAGGATTCTTACCAGGAACAGGACAAGAATATGGTGGTATCATTTTACACGGTGCCAAATTGTTATTTGCGTACGGCGAAGCTACGGTGCCAAAAGTAACTATTACCCTGCGTAAATCTTATGGTGGAGCGCACGATGTAATGAGCTGTAAGCAATTACGAGGCGACCTAAATTATGCATGGCCAACTGCAGAGATTGCAGTTATGGGGGCTAAAGGTGCAGTAGAAGTGTTAGAAGGTTCTAATATTAGAAAAATTGAAGATGCCGACGAGAAATTGCATTATATAGAAGAAAAGGAGAACGAGTATAATACAAAGTTCGCGAATCCGTATGTAGCAGCGAAGTATGGTTTTATTGATGATGTTATAGAGCCAAGAAATACACGATTTAGAATAGTAAGAGCCTTAGAGTTGTTAGCCAATAAAAAGGAGGTAAATCCGCCTAAGAAACATTCAAATATTCCACTATAA
- the mce gene encoding methylmalonyl-CoA epimerase, with product MNISHIEHIGIAVENLEESIHYYESVLGLKCYAIEEVEDQKVKTAFFQVGGTKIELLESTSPDGPIGKFVAKKGPGMHHIAFAVPDATEALKQAENSGVALIDKISRKGAEGLNIGFLHPKSTHGVLTELCSKEK from the coding sequence ATGAATATTTCACACATTGAACACATCGGAATTGCAGTCGAAAATTTAGAAGAATCCATACACTATTACGAAAGTGTTTTAGGATTAAAATGCTATGCAATCGAGGAAGTCGAAGACCAAAAGGTAAAAACGGCTTTCTTTCAAGTAGGAGGCACAAAAATTGAATTATTAGAAAGTACATCTCCAGATGGTCCTATAGGCAAATTTGTCGCTAAAAAAGGTCCAGGTATGCATCACATTGCATTCGCTGTTCCAGACGCAACAGAGGCTTTAAAACAAGCAGAAAACAGTGGTGTTGCATTAATTGATAAAATCTCTAGAAAAGGTGCTGAAGGGCTTAACATAGGGTTTTTGCATCCTAAATCTACACATGGGGTGCTTACAGAACTGTGTTCAAAAGAAAAATAA
- a CDS encoding sodium ion-translocating decarboxylase subunit beta, whose protein sequence is MKKIILIFGVLSLLVFIRPALGLTLNAATNTETTSVVSQETSEKSFVSEAIGGIKQFYKYTGFANSTGGNIIMIIIGIVFIYLGIKFDYEPLLLIPIGAGVIIGNIPFVAGNQTGIYEAGSVLNYLYFGVVKGIYPPLIFLGIGAMTDFSSLIANPKLMLLGGAAQIGVFATFLGALYLGFNLPEAGAIGIIGGADGPTAIFLSSKLANGVNILADGTTVKNLIGPIAIAAYSYMALVPVIQPPIMKLLTSKKERLIRMKPPRAVSQKEKMIFPVVALLLTTFISPSALPLLGMLFFGNLLKESGRTERLADTARTKMIDIVTILLGVTVGASTQADIFITKDSLLIFGLGAISFVIATMGGLLFAKFMNLFLKGDEKINPLIGAAGVSAVPDSARVVHAEGLKADPQNYLLMHAMAPNVAGVIGSAIAAGIILSFFG, encoded by the coding sequence ATGAAAAAAATAATATTAATATTTGGAGTTCTATCGCTACTCGTGTTTATAAGACCTGCCTTAGGGTTAACTTTAAATGCGGCAACTAATACAGAGACTACGTCTGTAGTGAGTCAAGAAACATCAGAAAAAAGTTTTGTTTCTGAAGCGATAGGCGGTATAAAACAATTTTATAAATACACAGGTTTTGCGAATTCTACCGGAGGAAATATCATCATGATTATTATTGGTATTGTGTTTATTTACCTCGGTATAAAATTCGATTACGAGCCTTTACTGCTTATTCCTATTGGTGCTGGTGTAATTATAGGAAATATTCCCTTTGTCGCAGGCAATCAAACCGGTATTTACGAGGCCGGATCGGTGCTAAACTATTTGTATTTTGGTGTTGTTAAAGGTATTTATCCGCCTCTTATATTTCTCGGTATTGGGGCAATGACGGATTTCTCCTCGCTTATAGCAAACCCGAAACTAATGCTTTTAGGAGGTGCTGCTCAAATAGGGGTTTTTGCCACTTTTTTAGGAGCGCTTTACTTAGGGTTTAATTTGCCAGAAGCTGGAGCTATTGGGATTATTGGTGGAGCAGATGGTCCAACAGCCATTTTCTTATCGTCTAAACTTGCCAACGGAGTTAATATACTCGCCGACGGTACAACTGTTAAAAACTTAATCGGACCCATTGCTATTGCAGCCTATTCGTATATGGCATTAGTACCGGTAATTCAGCCTCCAATCATGAAATTGCTTACTAGCAAAAAAGAGCGTTTAATTCGTATGAAACCTCCAAGAGCAGTTTCTCAAAAAGAAAAAATGATTTTCCCTGTAGTAGCTTTATTATTAACAACGTTTATTTCGCCAAGTGCATTACCATTATTAGGAATGTTATTCTTCGGAAACCTATTAAAGGAATCTGGAAGAACAGAGCGTTTAGCGGATACAGCTCGTACTAAAATGATCGATATCGTAACCATTCTTTTAGGGGTTACAGTGGGAGCTTCTACACAAGCCGATATCTTTATTACAAAAGATTCATTGCTGATATTTGGACTAGGAGCCATTTCATTTGTTATCGCTACTATGGGAGGTTTATTATTCGCAAAGTTTATGAATTTATTCTTAAAAGGCGACGAAAAAATCAATCCACTTATTGGAGCCGCAGGTGTTTCTGCAGTGCCAGACAGTGCCAGAGTGGTACATGCCGAAGGTTTAAAAGCCGATCCGCAAAACTATTTATTAATGCATGCCATGGCACCTAATGTTGCAGGTGTAATTGGTTCTGCCATTGCAGCGGGTATTATTTTAAGTTTCTTCGGGTAA